The Coregonus clupeaformis isolate EN_2021a chromosome 35, ASM2061545v1, whole genome shotgun sequence genome includes the window CGGTTGTGCGTGGTCTTGTAGGAGGTGGCATAACTGTCTGGCATATGCATTCTGTGGCAATTACTAGGATTACACTTTTTTATTATACCTGAATGAATGGCATTACATTTGAATATTTTTCTACTGTCAGTTATGCTTTCTCCACCCCTATTACTCTGGAGTGCTGATAAGAACTATCAGCTTTACTAGCCAACTCCTTTTGGTTTAGACATTGACTTGCCAAATAGTTGTTTGGCAAGAAGATGCCAAAAAGTGTTTCTGCTGTAGTCAACCGACTAGTAACACAAAAGCTAGTTAAGAGCAATATTCTCAAGAACCTTGAGGGCTTGAGTGAAGCATCAAGGCatttgcacacatgactgtattaTATTTAAAACTCTGTATATGTCACAGTGCTCCTTCAGCCCTGCATTAGGACCACTGTGAACCCTTTCCGGAGAGATGTTACTGCTCTTGAAAGGTAGGTGTTGATTTCTCAGCTGGCTGTGACCGTTTGGTGCCTATGTGCTGAATGGCCAAGCAGATCAAACAAAGGCTATCTGTGGTACTATTGGCACAGGACAGAAAAAACATGGGATGCTATGAGTGTTTTGTATGACTTGAGTTTTCTGAGGTGTCATACATTATGTCCATTCGTGTCCAATACAACACACATATCTTGGCTTCAATGACTTACTAGAAGGGGATCCcatattaatttttttactccTGTGTCATAATTGCCTTGTATTGCCTTTAATGAAGCCAGTCAACCATTCCTCACATCAGTCTTATGATTTAATTCAGAATACAATAACCATTATTCTAAGTGCTTCTCTTATTTAAAGGAGTTTTCCCCAACCACCTAACAAGGAAAACCTCTGGGCCCTAGTTATTATTAAAATACTGATTTACCATAGGATTTTAACCTAGAAGAATATCTGCAAGACAAAAGGCTATATTTATTTAGGGTGTCAGTATTAGATGAGTGTTACGTCATGTTTCACAAAACTGCAGCCAGAAATGTTCAGTCAGTTTTACCTCATTGCTGTTCAACAGgttcgtgttcattaggcaccaaccggactgaaacagggagggacatgAAACACTCATTTTCATTTTACGTTGCATTAACGTTTTCTGTTGCGTGCCCTAATGGACATAACCCAGATGAAAAGGAGAGTTGGTTGGGTCTATCTATAGAGACATTTTATAAACACTTTTTAATATAACAGAATACTTTTTTTAAACCTTAAACCTATTTAAGTTTGGACAAATAATAAAAGATTCTTAATCTCTAGATTGGGCTTAAGATTTTTTCAAATCGAAACACATACTATGAATTTTTCCATGCCATCTTGGAATATATCTTGTCTACTTTACTTGCACAGAACATGTGAAGGGGTTTATATTAAAATCTAATCTAGTTAAATGAAAATGGGCCAACTAGAAGAATCAATACATGTACATTTGGGAGGGATAATTATAATTGCACTGCAACATTTTGAAACCTATGTGATGTTCTCATGCATTGTCACTGTTCACTGGAATTCTTGAGATTGTACTTTCTTTATGCCAAGTGCCTCCAAATCTAGGAACTAGCAACTGTGATGGACCAGATCTGTTGATAGCACTGTAAAGATGGATGACACACATCGCATACTGACTGCTGATTTTTAACAAAATGTAATGAATTAATGTACTTATTTTCTGGACATGATAACTTATTGATATACCCATggggttaataataataaaatgtttGATTGGGAAATGAAAAATCTTGTTATGGAAATATTGTTCAACAGTTTGAGCAGACACTTCAAACCGCAACTGTTACATTCAAATCACTGAATTTtgtaatttaaaaaaagataCACATCAGAGATGAGGTGAAAAACGTAAATACATCCCTTTAAAAAAGACGGCACAACCCATCAGGAAATACATGTTTTCTGTAAACCTGGACACCATATATGAGAATGTCCCAAAAGCTGCTTTGTGAATGCTGATCCACACTATATAACTCAACCACTCTGGGAGGAAAATGGAAGTTCAATAAAAGGGGTTTCTTTATCGTCGTCAACCGACCGGTCAGAACCCACCTACTCCTTCAGGGTGCTTGGTGTGTTTCTACCTCATTATCATAACAGGTTTCAGTGTTCAAGTATTGCTTGAAGTCCATACTGGTCTAAGGTGAAAACCTGGGCCTGTATGCATAAAGcgtttcagagtaggagtgctgatctaggctCAGTTTTGCCAACAAAATCATAATGAATGGGATGAGGgaactgattctagatcagcactcctactctgagacactgtgAATACGGGCCATTGTCAGGTTTGTTCTGAATCAGGTCtgaggtgggtggtggtggtgtgtctcACGACTGGTTGAACTGGTCATCTCCCTGACGTACCAGTCTGGTAGGAAGGAGTACTGAGAGTCTCTGTGGATGGAGTAGGTGACGTCTCGGTGTGGATCCCATGAGAACAGGTGCACCACCCTGAGAGAAAGAAATAACATAGTTAACTAGAGTCAGAACGTTTCTAGGGAAACTCGACTGCATGCAATAGCAAGTTCTCTtaagcttaaaaaaaaaaagtactgtAAAAAGAATCTTGACCATATCAAGCATCACCTGGGATTGTCTTCTGTGACCACACTCTTCACGAAGGACAGGAATTCACAGCAGAAGTTCATGCAGACAGTTGGCTTCCAGCAGTTGGTTTCATTCTATATGAGAGAATAGAGACGACCACTTAGGACAAACACGCATGCACATTGTTTTTAAACTCACAAAATAGGCATCCTATATTTCTCAGACATACTGGGTTTCTGGTATGAGACTTGTTACAAATGTGTATGTTCTTtttcagaagaaaataaaaaCACGAACTGTACCTTGATAAGCTGAGATATCTTGGAGATGTGGTAAGTCTCCACAGACACAACCACTCCGTCATGATCACGGAAACCGGCTACGATTCGCGGCACCCCAGGAAGAAAGGACTGGGCCCACCACTTTAGTAGTTTAAACCTGGATGGAGAACATacacaagagaaaacacacaTTTTCACTCTCTTGGGAAAATGTTCCAACTGAAGATGTGAGGAGCTAGCCTTGGTTCCAGTCTCATTCTGTGTATATTCATCAGCAAGTCTTTACCTGACGGTGACAACAGAGCTGGTTactgggcaattccatggtagcAGAATTACACTGAGACtccgatttttcactttaaaatgtatgtataaaaaaaacaattgaaaAGTTTAACGAACCATTCAACTCTATGCACAAAGACTACTTTAAGAATTTCCACAGAAAatgttacaaaaacacatttacaggaagaactgtgcagatacaaagtttggtaacagaataaaactgaggaagattttaccgtaattatgttaccaaactttgcaccTGCACAgtttttcaattaaatgtttttttttactgtgtaaattgttcaacATAGTCAGTGTGCATAGAGTTGTagggtttgttaaactttgaaatcaatagcttttgtttggtatacattttaaagtgaaaaatctgagtctcagcctAATTCCATTAACATGGAATTGCTCTACTGCAGATATCCAGAGATATAAGATATAGATGTGCAATCATCTCCATAATAGGGCAGTAGGGCTAGTGTAGAGTGTATCTGGGATAGATTACCTGTGGAAGTTGCTGCGTTGTTTGGGGGTGGAGATTTCCAGTGAGGTCTTCATCTCGATGTAGCAGGCTGGAGGAGATGGGGCCTTGGGGTCTTTGTCCCGACAGTCCACCTCGCCAGAGAACAGCAATCTGTGCTCAGCTAGCCGGGTCTGGACCACAGTGCAGAAGGCCTCGTTGGTGTTCACAACCCCACCTGGATCTGGAAGACTCCGGGCGTCATCTGAAAGAAGATTAGAGACATTTCAAAACCATCCAAGGCCTCCAACTAGCACCCCAAGTATGAGAAATATCATGCATGTCTGGGTGTAGGTTATTCAGGTACTGTACACCAATCTCAAGTCATATTGATATAAAACCATCAATAAAAACTATCAGCAATCAACCATCTGAAAGTAGTCCACCACAACATAACAACAACTCAGTGCATACAGCAAAAGAGGAATACAAGAAGCCATCCTCTACCTGCACAGGTGTACTGTTCAAATTTGTACCCCCAGTACATCATCTCCTCATGCCTCTCAGTGCGGTTCTCCCGGTCCCGGCGTGCAGCCTCGGTCTCCACCTCACTGATGTACAGTGTCCCCCCCATCCTGGTCACAGCCAGCAGCCAGCCCTCCCGGGTCTCATAGGGCGTGGTCAACAGCTTGGTCAGGTGGCCGCGCCATGTCACAATGTCTACACCTAATGCACTGGTAGGAGAGGTCGATCAAAGAATACATGTCCGACAGAACACACAGGTCAATATAGTCCCAGTCATTCCTGGTGACTGGGAATCACAGGATTGACTGAGGATATTGAGTGTGTGTATATTGAATATTGTGTCCATCACAACTGATCCCATTCTGAAATGTTTATGGCCTTGATGACTGACGATTAGTGGGCCTATATCTGTATAACTAGACAGAAAAGTGTTGCTATTGATGAATAATGTATCAATCAAAATAACATCTCTTAAACTGCCACTAGTGGTGCTTACCATGGGGAAGAAGAAGCAGCTGTGTCCTTCGACTGCAGCTTGGACCTGTTTGCCAGGATCCATCTGAGGATGTGGTCCAGTTTCTCCTTCACCCTGTCGTCCCTCTTGACGAAGCGGCCCCTGTACCGTCCCTCAGGTCGAAGTTAGGACAACTCTTCTCTGGCTCCATGTAGTAACGCAGCTGCCGGGCGTCGTTGAAAAACCTGCGCTCAGAGTCCAGGGAGAAATTTCCCACCTCCACAGGCTGTTTGTATAAGGGGAAGTCTCTCTCGTACAGCTGTCGTTGTACGCTCAGGCTCTGGGTCGGGGGGCTGGATGGGGGTGTTGAAGGGCCAGCCTGGTGATGGTTCTGCTGACCGGGTCTGAAGCGCTTGTGTTGGAAATTACCTCTCCCACTGTCATCCATGTCTCTCTTGAATGTTGACTGGTGGTTGTCGTGGTGATTGGAGTTTGGATGTTGTGGTCTGTGGTGGGACTGGTGGCGTTGGTCCATGGTGATCTAGGAAGAGACAAATATATCTGGTTATTAATAATTAAAATAACAACCTCATAGTCTGTCTGACTCAATCTCTTCCAATCTTTCCTTTTTGTATACTACTCCTAATTAATGGCCCAGTGCAGACAAaacgtgaaataaaaaaaatgataatgcacttttagctgtttgaaaagaccacctgaaatgtcAGCATGTttaggtgggatggagttttagcCTGCCtgttgacatcaccaggcggtaaattaattaatagaccaataagaaagagagttccaaacctggggcaaaacagacggggttggcttagattgttgacaggAGGAAGGATGGCGGAAGCAGACACTGATGTGGATTGTGAATCtaatggcggtagaatcaaggTGAATTTGAATATTGTCCAAAAGAATGGAAAACAGAGCAAAGTAGTGTACAGTGCTGAGAATGTCCCTTCGTATCTAGTAAGAGTACGGTTTGATAATGACGAGCAGCTGATCGGATTACCAATCTTGAAGACTCCATTTGAtatatccaaactggtggagagagtgctgggtaaagtgaaggctgtgaggatcaCAAGAGGCGGGCTTGTTTTGATTTGTTGTACTTCTGCGGATCAGAAGGAACGTGTGTTGCATCTCACCCGATTTGATAAGTTTGACGTGTCGTGTGTGTCTCTTCAgaacagggcacccctcaaggggTTAATATCTGGCGTCTGGTGGGAAGTCGATGTTGAAGAGAAgaaaatattcctggagtgattgatgcacgTTGGATGAATCGTGTGGTGAATGATGTTTTGtgatatggagtctctccctatGCAGTTGgggtatattaactacagagtcagagcatttatcccaagaccaatgcagtgtgatcactGTAATGCTTTTGGacatgtttcaagtgtttgcagaacgGAAAAgccgagatgtccaagttgtgTAAAAGCTCATGTCATGTGTTTTAAAAGTGATgaaaatgttgcaattgtggtgggaaccacGAAGCCACGTCTTTGGAATGCCCGacaagggtgaaagagaatgaggtggccaaagtcagggctgtccagagcatttcatatggagcggctgttaaaagggttgagggttcgaatggtgctcctgaagagtccatggtggtggataggccttcactgctggctgcaggggttgcctttcaccag containing:
- the LOC121551384 gene encoding LOW QUALITY PROTEIN: decapping and exoribonuclease protein-like (The sequence of the model RefSeq protein was modified relative to this genomic sequence to represent the inferred CDS: inserted 1 base in 1 codon) encodes the protein MDQRHQSHHRPQHPNSNHHDNHQSTFKRDMDDSGRGNFQHKRFRPGQQNHHQAGPSTPPSSPPTQSLSVQRQLYERDFPLYKQPVEVGNFSLDSERRFFNDARQLRYYMEPEKSCPNFDLRDXYRGRFVKRDDRVKEKLDHILRWILANRSKLQSKDTAASSSPCALGVDIVTWRGHLTKLLTTPYETREGWLLAVTRMGGTLYISEVETEAARRDRENRTERHEEMMYWGYKFEQYTCADDARSLPDPGGVVNTNEAFCTVVQTRLAEHRLLFSGEVDCRDKDPKAPSPPACYIEMKTSLEISTPKQRSNFHRFKLLKWWAQSFLPGVPRIVAGFRDHDGVVVSVETYHISKISQLIKNETNCWKPTVCMNFCCEFLSFVKSVVTEDNPRVVHLFSWDPHRDVTYSIHRDSQYSFLPDWYVREMTSSTSRETHHHHPPQT